The Kineothrix sp. IPX-CK genomic interval CTACGATTATGGAACCCTTAAGGCATTCTAAGCTTTACAAAACAAAAGCTGAATTAAGAGATCAGACTCATAGATTAATGGAATTAGTGGGCGTAGACGAGAGACTAAGACAATCCTATCCCCATGAATTAGATGGGGGGCGTCGTCAAAGAGTGGGCATTGCCAGGGCATTAGCGCTGAATCCGGATTTTATTGTTTGTGATGAACCCGTATCAGCATTAGATGTTTCGATTCAGGCACAAGTATTGAATTTACTTATGGATCTTCAGGAAAAAACAGGAATTGCATATATGTTTGTAACACATGATCTTTCTGTAGTAAGACATATTTCCAATACAATTTGTGTAATGTACCTGGGACAGCTTGTAGAGAAAGCGCCCACAGAAGCTTTGTTTCTAAATACACTTCACCCATATACGAAAGCTTTGCTGTCAGCTATTCCATCTACAGATATTTATCATCCCATGCAGCGGGTTCAGCTAAAGGGAGAAATCACCTCGCCGATTAATCCGGAACAGGGCTGCAGATTTTCAGCGAGATGTCCTTACGCAATAAAGGAATGTAAACAACCTCAAAAGCTGGAAGAGGTTGAAAAAGACCATTATGTAGCTTGCTGCAGGGTAAAAGATATTAATTAGGAGAGGATGGATTGATTTAGTAGAACCTCAAAACCATTAGGCACTTCGTTATTAGTAGAAATACTGATACGAAGAGCCTTTTTGCATTCATTGAGAAAATTATCTAACAGTATTTTGTGATCAGACCAAGAGAGATATGAGAATATAAATGAAAATGGTTTTCCTTGACAAAGCAGAGTGGGAATGATAGTTTTAAGTTGAACGTTAAACCATTTTAAATATTGTATTTATATAGTAATCTATAGAATAATGGGGATTCTACTGGGATTGCTATGAAAGTAAAAGAAAAAAATGCAAAACGATAAGTTTAACGTTAAACGTATTGGGATTAAGGGAAGGAGCTTAGCAGATGCAAGTGAGAAAAGAGAAAAAAGAAGAAGTAAAAAGGAGCAAAAAAAACGTCAAAGTAAATCATGAAAAAAGCTTTCACAGAGGAATCTTAAGAAATTTGATTGTTGGATTTATTATTCCGGTTGGATTTATCATGCTGCTGGGAACGGTATCATACAGACTGGCCTTAACAACGATTGTACATAATTACAAAAACTCTGCTACAGAAACAATGAGTGCAATTGGAAAATATTTCGATCTGACGATGAGCACATTGTCTGAAAAAGCAAAGGAACTGGGGAATAATTCTCAGATTGTTTCGTATTATACAAGGGATCCGGTACAAGCCGGAGACAGCAATACCATGTACCGGGAGATTAAATCAGACTTAATGGCTATAAAGACTGCGGTACCATCTATTAGCGGGGTACATATTATTGGAGAAGGAACGGCGGCAAAGACGAAAGAGATTTCCTCGGATGCTAATAGCGGACAGAGTAAGGTTGGTTACCGGACTTTTGTTACCAAACCCTTTTCAACGGACGGGGAACTGCCGGCAGATACCTATCAGACTTTTACACAAGGTGAAGAGGGACAGATATGGACAGCCGGCAAAAAAGAAGCATGGTATGGGGAACATGTCTATCTTGATGAACTTCTTTCAAAATCATCGGATTACTATGCGGTCTCCTATGTACGAAAATTAAGTAAAGGAAACGGATTCTTTATTATTGATCTGAATATGGATACCGTACGTTCTGTCCTGGAAGAAATGGATTTGGGAGAAGGCAGCATCGTCAGCTTTATTACCCCGGACGGAAGAGAGATTACTTGCAATGATACAGATATTCAGGTTGTTTTTAAGGATATGGAGTGTTTCAGGAGGGCTTTGGAGGGCCAGACAGATAATGGCTATCTGGAAACAGAATGGAATAATCAAACTCAGTTGTTTGTTTATTCTAAAATAGGGACAACAGGCGCAATGGTATGCAGTATGATTCCGGAACAAAACATAACCGGCCAGGTGCAGCAGATTAAACAGATTACAATTATGATCACGATTGCAACAGCATTGCTTTCTCTGATTATTGGATTAACGTTAGCACTGGGAATTGGGAATCGTATCAATAGCATGGTAGGAATGTCTGAAAAAGCTTCGGCAGGTAATATGACGGTTATTTTTCAGGATAAGAAAAAGGACGAGCTTGGCAGACTGGCATATGCGCTGACCCATATGGTGGAACAGGTCAGACAGTTGATCCGACAGGTTACTGAATTCGGAGACAGAGTACATACGATTGCAATAGAGGTGTCTGATCAGGCAGAAGATATTCTGGAAGGGTCAAGAGGAATTGCCCAGGCAGTTGATGAAATCGGACAGGGTAATCAGTCACAGGCAGCGGATACACAAAGATGTGTAACGCAGATGGAACTATTGTCTTCAAAGATAGAAGATGTAACGGGGTATATCTCTGATACGATGGAGAAGACCAGAGAAACCGATATAACAGTAGCTAAAGGAATGGATATTGTAGAGGAACTGCGTACGAAAGGAAAAGAGACGACACAGATCACCAGACAGGTAATGGATGGTATGGAAGAGCTTGGTAAACAGTCGCGCAGTATTTATGAAGTCGTAGATTTTATCAATGAAATCGCTGACGAGACCAATCTATTATCACTAAATGCTTCTGTGGAAGCGGCACGTGCCGGAGAGGCAGGCAGAGGTTTTGCTATCGTAGCCGATGAAATCAGAAAGCTTGCAGATCAGTCTGTAGAAGCTGTGGAACGAATCCGAAGAATCATTGACGGAGTACAAAGACAGACGGAAAACACGACAACATCTGCAAGTCAGGCCCGGAAAATTGTGTTCGCACAGGAAAGTGCACTGGAAAGTACGATAGCTGTTTTTAGAGAGATACAGGAAAAAGTTAATATTCTGACAAAAAACATGAAGGATATTACGGTAGAAACGAAAGTAATGGAACAGTCCAGAACAGATACTATGATTGCTATGGAAAGTATCTCGGCCATTTCCCAGCAGGCAGCAGCTACCACACAGGAGGTCAATGCAACGGTAGCAATGCAGACAGAAAACATTAATTCGATGGCGAATAAGGCTAAAGAACTGGAGAACGATATTCAGAAATTGTCGGAAGCAATTGGATATTTCCGGATTTGATATAATTCATCATCAGCCGGGCCTGTGGCAAGATTTTTTCTCATTCATATTATTATTATGCAAAAGAATGAGGGGATAATATGTTGAATTTTATATAGTATCATAGCAAAGCTTGGATTTCCCATGTCTTTTCCCAAGGACATGGGAGTTCGCAATGCAGGAAAGCGGAAAATATATTAAAGAGTATTCATGGTATAGATATACTAAGGGACCTATGTATAAGGCCCTTCTGCCGTGTCCTTTTTATTCATAATTTTAGTCAGCGTAGCAGCGAAGCTATTATTTTCATTTTTTATTTCACGGACTGTCTGTGTCGTCATATTTTTTTGTGACAAGAATCTGGAATCATTCCAGTTCTTTGTTTCTACACTTTCTACTGCCGTTATTCTCATATTTTTCCCTTTTTAGCGCTTTTATCTTCTATAAGTTTCGTTTTAATCTTCTTTACAGAGAGACATTCTTTATTACTATTATATGCTCCGGACTATCAAAACTTGTACTGTTATTCATCGCGAGCTATACTTACAGCTCATACTGTCTGTCCGATGGATTCCCTAAACATAAGAAATAAGAATATCTTGTTACAATGGCTGGAATGATTACTCTTTTACTTGATTGTAATGTGGTAGTGTGTTAGGGTTGCATTAGTAGAGACCTATCATCTGTAGAAAGTTAAGATAAAGTTATATTTGAAGGGAATAGTGAATAAATGACAGCTGTAAAAATCTATGATGATGTTGATGATAATCTTTTGAAGTTTGCAGTTATTATTGCAAAGAAAGGCAAAGAATTTATATATTGTAAGCACAAAGATAGAAACACGCTGGAAGTACCCGGAGGTCACAGAGAAAAGGGAGAAAATATCTTCGATACGGCAAAAAGAGAATTATATGAGGAAACAGGCGCTAAAGAGTTTGATATAAGGCCAATTTGCATATATTCAGTAACGGCTCTGGATGATCTTGAAGGACGAGAAAGTTTTGGAATGTTATTTTATGCAGAAGTAAAAACATTTGAAACAGAACTTCATAGTGAAATTGAAAAAAACATATTGATGAGTGGATATCCGGAGAACTGGACTTATCCGAATATACAGCCTAAATTAATGGAAGAGGCGAAAAAGAGAGGTTTTATATAATAGGAATCATCCTATTTTTGCCATGAAGCTATGACCTTACCGCTGATAAGGAGAAAAAAGCAAAGAATTAAATTAGTAAATATTGTATATAAGAGTAAAAAGCGATTGGAGATAAGGCGATGGATGGAACAGTTAGAAGTAATGTTAAAATAGGTGCAAAAGTGCTTGTAGTACAGAAGCAGGATCAGAGAACAGGAAAACTGACAGAAGGTATCGTACAAAGATTACTTACCAATTCAGCAAATCACCCGAGAGGGATAAAGGTAATGTTAGAAGGCGGTATCGTCGGAAGAGTACAGAAGATTTGTGAATAGATGAAAGGTGATGCAAATATGAAATTACTTATAAAACAACGTGTATTTTCATGGACAGATTCCTATGATGTGTATGATGAAAGCGGCAATGTCAGATTTTGGGTGAAAGCAGAGCTGATAGCGCTGGGGCATCAGCTCCATGTATACGACGCCAACCGGAATGAAATAGGGATGATAAAACAAAAACTGTTTACGTTTCTCCCGGCATTTGAAATGGAGATTGGTGGAGTGACTAGAGGAAGAATCCAGAAACGGTTTACTCTATTCAGACCAAAGTATGAGATCGATTGTAACGGCTGGAGCGTGGAAGGAGATTTCCTCGGGTGGGATTATGATGTGTATTCCGGAGAAAGCGCCATTATACATATTTCTAAGCAATTACTCCATTTTGGTGATACCTATGTGATAGATATAGATGATCCGGCGGATGAATTGATGGGGATGATGCTTGTTATTGCCATTGATGCCGCAAACTGTATACAGGAAAATTCTTAGATATATGGGAATCAGGAATATTTAT includes:
- a CDS encoding methyl-accepting chemotaxis protein, translated to MQVRKEKKEEVKRSKKNVKVNHEKSFHRGILRNLIVGFIIPVGFIMLLGTVSYRLALTTIVHNYKNSATETMSAIGKYFDLTMSTLSEKAKELGNNSQIVSYYTRDPVQAGDSNTMYREIKSDLMAIKTAVPSISGVHIIGEGTAAKTKEISSDANSGQSKVGYRTFVTKPFSTDGELPADTYQTFTQGEEGQIWTAGKKEAWYGEHVYLDELLSKSSDYYAVSYVRKLSKGNGFFIIDLNMDTVRSVLEEMDLGEGSIVSFITPDGREITCNDTDIQVVFKDMECFRRALEGQTDNGYLETEWNNQTQLFVYSKIGTTGAMVCSMIPEQNITGQVQQIKQITIMITIATALLSLIIGLTLALGIGNRINSMVGMSEKASAGNMTVIFQDKKKDELGRLAYALTHMVEQVRQLIRQVTEFGDRVHTIAIEVSDQAEDILEGSRGIAQAVDEIGQGNQSQAADTQRCVTQMELLSSKIEDVTGYISDTMEKTRETDITVAKGMDIVEELRTKGKETTQITRQVMDGMEELGKQSRSIYEVVDFINEIADETNLLSLNASVEAARAGEAGRGFAIVADEIRKLADQSVEAVERIRRIIDGVQRQTENTTTSASQARKIVFAQESALESTIAVFREIQEKVNILTKNMKDITVETKVMEQSRTDTMIAMESISAISQQAAATTQEVNATVAMQTENINSMANKAKELENDIQKLSEAIGYFRI
- a CDS encoding YwbE family protein; amino-acid sequence: MDGTVRSNVKIGAKVLVVQKQDQRTGKLTEGIVQRLLTNSANHPRGIKVMLEGGIVGRVQKICE
- a CDS encoding oligopeptide/dipeptide ABC transporter ATP-binding protein — encoded protein: MSLIEVQNLKKYFKVPTGLNHAVDDVSFKIEKGETLGVVGESGCGKSTLGRTMIRLQEATGGKILLNGHDITNAKGNELRRVREKMQIVFQDPYSSLNPRIRIESTIMEPLRHSKLYKTKAELRDQTHRLMELVGVDERLRQSYPHELDGGRRQRVGIARALALNPDFIVCDEPVSALDVSIQAQVLNLLMDLQEKTGIAYMFVTHDLSVVRHISNTICVMYLGQLVEKAPTEALFLNTLHPYTKALLSAIPSTDIYHPMQRVQLKGEITSPINPEQGCRFSARCPYAIKECKQPQKLEEVEKDHYVACCRVKDIN
- a CDS encoding NUDIX hydrolase encodes the protein MTAVKIYDDVDDNLLKFAVIIAKKGKEFIYCKHKDRNTLEVPGGHREKGENIFDTAKRELYEETGAKEFDIRPICIYSVTALDDLEGRESFGMLFYAEVKTFETELHSEIEKNILMSGYPENWTYPNIQPKLMEEAKKRGFI
- a CDS encoding LURP-one-related/scramblase family protein, which gives rise to MKLLIKQRVFSWTDSYDVYDESGNVRFWVKAELIALGHQLHVYDANRNEIGMIKQKLFTFLPAFEMEIGGVTRGRIQKRFTLFRPKYEIDCNGWSVEGDFLGWDYDVYSGESAIIHISKQLLHFGDTYVIDIDDPADELMGMMLVIAIDAANCIQENS